The Nicotiana tabacum cultivar K326 chromosome 14, ASM71507v2, whole genome shotgun sequence genome contains a region encoding:
- the LOC142168642 gene encoding SNW/SKI-interacting protein-like has product MGRNKDWGRTLPVTVGEYGEVRYDAIVRQGENVKKIVYYQHKDLVPKVVKDEDHDEDLDVEEKQKIIEETARETKAALEKMINVAAAQSTKVPAQSQDPKFIKYNPSQKSSAYNSGAVERIIRMVEMPVDPIETPKFKHKKVPRASGSPPVPLMRSPPRPVTVKDQQDWKIPPCISNWKNPKGYTIPLDRRLAADGRGLQEVHVNDNMAKLLEALYVAEEKAREAVAMRSKVQKELMMKEKEKKEMELLQLARKARSERIAAGPMSSVNYDCGLLREKIREREKIREERRRERRLEAAKDAAAVGGKKRKITRDRDRDISEKVALGMASTSRGHVMMYDQRLFNQEKGMDSGFASTDDAYNIYDKGLFTAQPTLSTLYRPKKDVDSDIYGGADEQQLKKIRNTDRFKPDKAFVGTCERVDARDRHVEFEDADPFGLDQLWPAV; this is encoded by the coding sequence ATGGGCAGAAACAAAGATTGGGGAAGGACTCTGCCTGTTACCGTAGGCGAGTACGGTGAAGTGAGATATGATGCAATTGTGAGGCAGGGTGAGAACGTTAAGAAAATTGTTTATTATCAGCACAAGGATCTTGTCCCGAAGGTTGTGAAAGATGAGGATCATGACGAAGACTTGGATGTGGAAGAGAAGCAAAAAATAATTGAGGAGACGGCCCGGGAGACGAAGGCTGCCCTTGAGAAGATGATAAATGTTGCAGCCGCACAGTCCACTAAAGTTCCTGCACAATCTCAAGACCCCAAGTTCATTAAGTACAATCCTTCCCAGAAGTCATCAGCATATAATTCAGGCGCAGTGGAGAGGATTATTAGGATGGTGGAGATGCCGGTGGACCCTATCGAGACACCTAAGTTCAAGCACAAGAAGGTCCCCAGGGCCTCTGGTTCACCACCTGTGCCTCTTATGCGTTCTCCTCCTCGTCCTGTTACAGTCAAGGACCAACAGGATTGGAAGATACCCCCTTGTATATCAAATTGGAAGAACCCCAAAGGTTATACAATCCCTCTTGATAGGCGTCTTGCTGCTGATGGCAGGGGACTTCAAGAGGTCCATGTCAATGATAATATGGCAAAACTTTTGGAGGCTCTCTATGTTGCAGAAGAGAAAGCCCGAGAAGCGGTTGCAATGCGTTCAAAGGTGCAGAAAGAGCTGATGatgaaagagaaggaaaagaaagagatGGAACTTCTGCAGTTGGCTCGCAAGGCAAGATCTGAGAGAATTGCTGCAGGTCCTATGAGTAGTGTGAATTATGACTGTGGATTATTGAGAGAGAAGATACGTGAGAGAGAGAAGATACGTGAGGAGAGACGTCGGGAGAGGAGATTGGAGGCAGCAAAAGATGCTGCAGCAGTGGGtggtaagaagagaaagatcACCAGAGATAGAGACCGTGATATCAGCGAAAAGGTGGCTCTTGGGATGGCTTCTACATCAAGAGGACATGTCATGATGTATGACCAGAGATTGTTCAACCAGGAGAAGGGGATGGATTCTGGATTTGCTAGTACTGACGATGCCTACAACATCTATGATAAAGGCCTATTTACTGCTCAGCCTACTCTTTCTACTCTATACAGACCGAAGAAAGATGTGGATTCTGATATATATGGAGGTGCTGATGAGCAGCAGCTGAAGAAGATCAGGAATACAGATCGCTTTAAGCCTGACAAGGCATTTGTTGGAACATGTGAGAGGGTTGATGCAAGAGATAGACATGTGGAATTTGAGGATGCTGATCCATTTGGTTTGGACCAGCTCTGGCCAGCGGTTTAG
- the LOC142169168 gene encoding uncharacterized protein LOC142169168, with product MTSNISESLNAVTRDAKELPIVKLLEYMRTLLERWTNEKLLKAKGTFTYLGKKYNKELEDNMTLSQKLRVRALTDHIHTVIDGVKRYIVCLQNKRCSCGQFQLDELPCAHALAALWHMNESYENYCSPYYTRESLLHTYEIPVDPLPDESKWNVPQHIFEEVVIPPTGKRQPGRPQK from the exons ATGACATCAAACATTTCAGAGTCATTGAATGCGGTAACAAGAGATGCAAAAGAGCTGCCGATAGTAAAACTATTAGAGTACATGCGGACTCTTCTTGAACGTTGGACTAATGAAAAGTTATTGAAAGCAAAGGGTACATTTACATACCTTGgaaaaaaatacaacaaagagttgGAGGACAACATGACATTATCGCAGAAGCTGAGA GTGAGGGCTTTAACAGATCACATCCATACAGTGATAGATGGTGTGAAGCGCTATATTGTTTGTCTTCAAAACAAGAGATGTAGTTGTGGGCAATTCCAGCTTGATGAACTTCCTTGTGCACATGCTTTGGCGGCTTTATGGCACATGAATGAGTCTTATGAAAACTATTGTTCTCCTTATTACACGAGGGAGAGCCTCTTGCATACTTATGAAATACCAGTAGACCCGCTTCCTGATGAAAGCAAATGGAATGTGCCACAACATATATTTGAAGAAGTTGTAATACCACCTACCGGGAAAAGACAGCCAGGAAGACCTCAAAAATAA